The sequence below is a genomic window from Nakaseomyces glabratus chromosome F, complete sequence.
GGCGGTTCAAAAGACTTTAAGTCGTTAACATAGGCTATGGGGGTAGTTATAAATACATATGCATAAGCAATATATCTGTAAATACACTACACTTTTGTAAATATCAGAGAGTCCATTAACATGTGATGTCTGGGTGCAACGCCAAATAAATTAAGATTGACATTTTTTGGCGTTTGCACCCAGACACCAAGACATGTATCATCCTGTACCACCTTAAAACCACATGACTAACCGTTTAGTAATATCCCGGAGTATTCCATAGTTCTTCgtgaaatagaaaaaaactaaaaataaaattaaaaagagacaaagaggaaaaaaacaattataCCAGTAACAAGGCGCAGGACTGACCAGACTGCCCCTCCCCCACTTTTCTTCCCAATAGAACTAACCGTACACAAGGGAGCGAAGTGCTAAGAGGGAAGCCACTGAGTTATTCCGAGGGAGGGTTTTTCCGAGGAAATAAGACTgttaaaaagaaattaaattatatgAAAGAAGGGAAAAAAACGGTTGGGCAGTGAAACCGCAGTGGGGCAGAGAAGTATAGAATGATATTGTTGCTTAGATAAACAAGGAAAAAGGGCCATTGTTCTTACAAACTGATTTTTTCTAAACAGTGTTGCGGGAATTTAGTAGCTTCATTATCGGTAGGGTGTAAGCAGCGGTGGTACAAGATAATGTACACACATGTTCAAAAAGATAACGCAAATTGCTATGACATACTAGCAATACAAAAACACTAGTTGCAAAAACACTACATGCTACTACAAATATATCTTTCCCACACAAGTATGTATTTGAGTGCACAAATTTAAGGGTCCTTGGTGTCACCGTTAACGTAGTTGATTTCTACACCgaaaggaagaaaaaaaaaaaagaggcAGCCCACTACTCTCTATTGGAGCTCATTAGTGCATAACACAAGTGCCAAAAAGGACTCAAAACGAATATAATAGAtaaaagtaaaaataaaaaatttctaGTCTTATAGCTTTAATACAAAACCAGAGACTCAAGGACGTATGAGTGCTAATAATATTGTGGGACCTGCTAGCAGGAAGAGCAGTATGATTGCTGATCTGAGCCGGACGGCGACGAATAACGAGCAGGAGGAGAGTCCCATGATCTTCGAGAGAGATGTGGAGGATCCATGCATGATGAACTCCACCTCTACAATCTCGAGACAGACTTCTAACACCAGCTTGTTGCATACTACTTCGAACCAGCGGAAGTACTCCACTAACAGTAACACTGGATTAAACTTATACTACACCCATACTGTATCCTCCTCCCCACAAGTGCCtaacagcagcagcaacagcaataataataaccaAATTAGCAATGCATCCGAATACCAGAATAACTTCCCCAATATATCAAAGTCCTCTACCAATGTCTCTATGGACAACTGTGTAGAACAGGAGGTGATCTATCAGAATCCCATGAACCATAGGAGAACTTTGGAAAATTTTGTCCCACCAGCACTGGACGAAGGTTGTTCTATTGTGACAGATGATGCCACAGACTTGGAAGATGTTGATATGGTATTTGTGCAATCCAGAAAGCCTTCGACTCTGGGCTTAGATATGGCTCTTGGAAGGACTAGGAGCATGTCGACATTGAAACCATTGAGTAACGGCGATGAACTATCTAATGTGCCATCAAACAGCTCAGAACAATCCACTAGCCCTAGATTATTCAGATTCTATTCTTACGCTGACATGTTGTCTGAGGATAACTACTTGCATAATAAGCATACAACAAAGAGGCCATCTTTTACCCACCATTCTCTGAGCTCCAATGTCCTtcagaaatcaaaaacCGCAGGACAACCTACAAACCATTCAGCTTCTAATTTGATCGGTACTTCTCCGCCAAAGACACAGAGCTTCGTCAACCCCTTTATCATATcaagaagatattcaaGCAACGCAGGCCCTATACAGACAGCCACTGTACCTATCCCTACAGCACCAGGTGCAGTTGGGAGCAGATCGCAATCAAACTTGTTAAGGCAAGGCTCATACAATACCCTTTCCCCAAACATGACGCCAATGTCAAACAATAGTACCCCAAGTGCAGGCAACATCGGgaacaacaataataacttCAATAATAAACCAGCAGATAGGTTCATGAGAACTAGTCAAAGACCTGCCATTTTTAAGAACTACAGTGCTAGTGGTCTTAGCGAAGTTGGCTCACCAACGAGTCCAACATTAAGCCTCAGCACCAGCCCTAGAATTGGCCCTAACTCGAGATCATTAACTACATCTCCACCTTCAGTAACATCGCCAATGATGATTAAGAGCGGTAGGTCAAATTCTGCTAATATAATGGGGACGTCCTCTAGGTCTCCTAGGTCAACAACTGGTGACAAGTACAAAATAAGCACAGTTTCTGCCAGACGAAAAACTGATCAgctaaagaaaaatctTACGAAATTCCATATCGAATCCAGTGGCAGTGAGGGTTACtcaactgatgaagaatacGATGGCGAAACTAGTTGCACAAGTGGTAAGGATGCCAAGAAAAAGAGTATAGATAGCAATGTTTTtgacgatgatgataatgatagtGACAACGAACAATCGAGTGGTCATAAATCAGCAGATAATGAGGTGGATCCTCTAAGTGAGGATTTAAATGGAAACGGACATACATTTTTTCCATCAAACATCAAGattaacaaagaaaaactaCAAAAGAATTTAATGTCATCCTTTGAGAAGTTCCAAAGCTCAAAAATTTGGAGAAATTCTATTGGTGGAACGAACTCACCCAAacaaaattcaaattcCTCACATAATACAAATGAAACTCCAACCAATTCTCATCCAAATTCCTTCTTAAGACAATCTAATAACTCCAACTCATGTTCTACAATTACGGCAGTAATCAATGAAGCTAACTCAGGGACTACCTCAATCCCGAAGGCAACAAAATCTGTCTCATCGACACTGGAAGAATAGAAGTGTGTACCCCTCAGGCTGAACAGGTACCATGTATTTAGTTACCTGTTTCCGAGAATTGGACTACTCCAGAATAAGACACAGGAGGTCTTTTAAACtcacaatttttgaaatcataggattttagttttatttcagttttattttactGTGCTAACCCAACAATTTTTTAGATTTGGAGACTTTTACTACTCCcgttatatttctttttttgccCCAGGGTTATCTTTGCTTTGCAGTTTCAAGGTAGTACGAGCTGGGGCCTTTTATAGATATAGATTCTTATTAGATTTTTACTACTACAActatacaaatatataaaaacgttatttcttttaaatTCCTTTTAGTTAATTAACGAtattttcatcaacatTGTGAAAAAACATAGTAAGATTAATTTAGTCAGCGTTTTTGGtccaaaataataaattcttttattattatctaaATTTAGAATATTATTAGAATGTATAGTTATATAGTAGTATCTCTGTTGAATCAATAGTAGATAGACatttcaattctttctCCTACATGATAATGAATGACAATTTGCCTTTTAATTTCTTAAAACTTTAACACAGTAATAACAATTTGATTTCAAGAGAAATCTTTATACTTGGTAAGCATAGTAACTGCTAGAAAAGTGTTAGTGCACCTATGActgaatataaaaaaaaaaattatgacTCCTGTAATAAAGATGCTCTAAAGTAACGAAAACATTAGAACAGGAATATCGAGAGattttagtttttcttctcctttGTGTAACTCTTGGCATCGTCTAACTTATCTGTGACAACTTCATGTGCCTTATCAACTTGACCTTGAATTGAGCTGACAGAGTCGTTAGCCATGTCCCAGAAATTTCCTCTCTGTTTGTCGGTCCACTTCTGCAAAGCCTTCTTAGAGTTCTCGTAATCTCTCTTGGCAGCCTCATAGTTGGCTAAACTTTTTTCATGTACTTCatccttcttttcctttccAAACTGCCACCATTTAGAAGCAGTTTTGTCAACATCACTTTTGGCTTCTGCCAACTTTTGACTAGCATCGTCGACTAGAGCTGCTGCTTCTTCCTTGGTCTTAGCGGCTTGCCATTTCAAATCTTCGTACTCTTCTCTAGCCAATTGGGCTGCAGTTTCACCCCAACCCTCAAGACCTTTGATAACACGCTTAGCCATTTCTTCCTCAGTTTCGTCACCCTTTCTGTAAGTGAACCAACCGTTTTCCTTgtacttcttcaactcGTCCAGACGCCTTTGTGCCTCACTTGGACCAATTTGCATGCTTCTTCTACGCTCTTCTAATTCCTCTTCAGCAAATTCCTGGGCACGTTCACCCCAACCGACAACGCTTGCTGCGGCAAGTTTATCAACATCAGGCTTTCCGTCCTTGGAAGTGTCATCCTTCAACCAGGACCACAAGTCCTGTTTCTTGTTCTGGATTCCGTTCAATACATCTTGCTTATCGATGTTATTGGAGATCTCATTGAAACTCTGCTTTGTATATTGGTTGAAATCCTCAGAGGCCTTTTTCAAAGCCTGGCGTTTCTCTTCCAGCATCTTCTTGCAGTTTTCAACTTGTTCTTTCAAAGCGGCATCACCTGCACTGAAGAAACTCGTCTTGGAGTGCTTCCATTTGTCCAAAATATCGTTGTACTTCTTGTTGGCAGCGTCAAATTCACCAATGGCCACGGCCTTGGCCTTCTCGATGTCGTTATAGCCCCAATTGAAGATGGACTTGTTGTCCTGGGAGTCATCGCGCTCGTTACGGCGGTCCTCGTCCATGGAGGAGAACACATTGCGGCCCTTAACTGATCTTTGCAGCTGGGGTGGTGGAGAGCTCTTCACAGAGTCGGA
It includes:
- the OM45 gene encoding Om45p (CAGL0F04807g~Ortholog(s) have role in pathogenesis and cell surface, hyphal cell wall, integral component of mitochondrial outer membrane, plasma membrane localization), producing MSKAVITGAAAATAAVAAITFNQAVNEQGKRKQTALSITRDHQACSWTRIKEGLWDDAVSFKDALLLRGIYNDNTAKYIERGRDDLAQQISDSVKSSPPPQLQRSVKGRNVFSSMDEDRRNERDDSQDNKSIFNWGYNDIEKAKAVAIGEFDAANKKYNDILDKWKHSKTSFFSAGDAALKEQVENCKKMLEEKRQALKKASEDFNQYTKQSFNEISNNIDKQDVLNGIQNKKQDLWSWLKDDTSKDGKPDVDKLAAASVVGWGERAQEFAEEELEERRRSMQIGPSEAQRRLDELKKYKENGWFTYRKGDETEEEMAKRVIKGLEGWGETAAQLAREEYEDLKWQAAKTKEEAAALVDDASQKLAEAKSDVDKTASKWWQFGKEKKDEVHEKSLANYEAAKRDYENSKKALQKWTDKQRGNFWDMANDSVSSIQGQVDKAHEVVTDKLDDAKSYTKEKKN
- a CDS encoding uncharacterized protein (CAGL0F04785g~Ortholog(s) have role in cellular bud neck septin ring organization, establishment or maintenance of actin cytoskeleton polarity and cytoplasm localization), with amino-acid sequence MSANNIVGPASRKSSMIADLSRTATNNEQEESPMIFERDVEDPCMMNSTSTISRQTSNTSLLHTTSNQRKYSTNSNTGLNLYYTHTVSSSPQVPNSSSNSNNNNQISNASEYQNNFPNISKSSTNVSMDNCVEQEVIYQNPMNHRRTLENFVPPALDEGCSIVTDDATDLEDVDMVFVQSRKPSTLGLDMALGRTRSMSTLKPLSNGDELSNVPSNSSEQSTSPRLFRFYSYADMLSEDNYLHNKHTTKRPSFTHHSLSSNVLQKSKTAGQPTNHSASNLIGTSPPKTQSFVNPFIISRRYSSNAGPIQTATVPIPTAPGAVGSRSQSNLLRQGSYNTLSPNMTPMSNNSTPSAGNIGNNNNNFNNKPADRFMRTSQRPAIFKNYSASGLSEVGSPTSPTLSLSTSPRIGPNSRSLTTSPPSVTSPMMIKSGRSNSANIMGTSSRSPRSTTGDKYKISTVSARRKTDQLKKNLTKFHIESSGSEGYSTDEEYDGETSCTSGKDAKKKSIDSNVFDDDDNDSDNEQSSGHKSADNEVDPLSEDLNGNGHTFFPSNIKINKEKLQKNLMSSFEKFQSSKIWRNSIGGTNSPKQNSNSSHNTNETPTNSHPNSFLRQSNNSNSCSTITAVINEANSGTTSIPKATKSVSSTLEE